The following coding sequences lie in one Synechococcus sp. PCC 7336 genomic window:
- a CDS encoding glycosyltransferase family 2 protein, producing MTRPEPKSVKAVSGIAPEGEDPQETETSPAAPQNTVAIVPVLNESATIGRVVEDLRSQGIQHIRVIDNGSSDDSAQKAAAAGAEVLFEPIAGYGRACWRGLQDLGAEIEWVLFCDGDGSDDLSQLPLLFAQGDRADFILGNRQATAAGRATLTPVQTFGNGLATTLIRWGWGFQYRDLGPLRLLRRAALERLQLNDRGFGWTLEMQVRAVEENLRICELPVNYRPRQGGKSKISGSLRGAFRAGSAILGNLGRLYWSRSERNPRENSNAFPAHLRLWLAALLLVVGAVAIAPHGNLLEPGVGVVPQFWWGVGLMGVGFGLSWTIPKLDWRWFWGVTIATRLILLGMAPGDDVWRYLWEGFIQTQGFNPYQYAPNAIELEALRFDWWPWINHPHVSALYPPVVQWGFHALAAIQPSVLLFKLGFVAADLIVCGLLYRWFSGLNAVLYAWNPLVIYSFAGGAHYDSWFILPLVLAWGIADRGSGLNRWLGSALCVGIAIAVKWVSLPLLGFLAWRAGRDRHLPFGILVGAIGLLPLAIASLSYCLDGTCPISPADSDFLTYGRSAEAVPYLVWAIWPFQWKTNWLLVAPLAAIIAISIVRSRHLLGFAERYFIALLFLSPIIHAWYFTWLLPFAAATRNWGARLVSISAFIYFVLPHRQALGDTDWWMTETERLLLWLPFAAGCLWSGWVGRRRSPI from the coding sequence ATGACACGACCGGAACCCAAATCGGTCAAGGCTGTATCGGGGATCGCCCCTGAAGGCGAGGACCCGCAAGAGACCGAAACCAGTCCAGCAGCCCCACAAAACACTGTGGCGATCGTGCCCGTACTGAACGAAAGCGCCACCATTGGCCGCGTGGTGGAAGACTTGCGATCGCAGGGAATTCAACACATTCGCGTTATCGATAATGGCAGTAGCGACGATAGCGCCCAGAAAGCAGCGGCTGCAGGGGCAGAGGTGCTATTCGAGCCGATCGCCGGATACGGGCGTGCCTGTTGGCGGGGATTGCAAGATCTCGGAGCCGAGATCGAGTGGGTATTGTTTTGCGATGGGGATGGCAGTGACGATTTGAGCCAGCTTCCCCTGCTCTTCGCACAAGGCGATCGCGCCGACTTCATTTTGGGCAATCGTCAGGCAACGGCAGCGGGTAGAGCCACCCTGACTCCAGTACAAACCTTTGGTAACGGCTTGGCCACCACCCTAATCCGCTGGGGCTGGGGATTTCAATATCGCGATTTAGGACCGCTGCGATTGCTGCGGCGAGCGGCATTGGAGCGTCTGCAACTGAACGATCGCGGCTTTGGCTGGACCTTAGAAATGCAGGTGCGCGCCGTTGAGGAAAACCTGCGCATTTGCGAGTTGCCGGTCAACTATCGACCTCGCCAAGGGGGAAAGTCCAAAATCTCTGGCTCGCTGCGAGGGGCTTTTCGAGCGGGATCGGCCATTTTAGGAAACTTGGGGCGGCTGTATTGGAGCCGCTCCGAACGCAATCCCCGTGAAAATTCGAATGCGTTCCCAGCGCACCTGCGGTTGTGGTTGGCGGCGCTCTTGTTGGTAGTGGGTGCCGTGGCGATCGCCCCTCACGGCAATTTGCTGGAACCTGGTGTGGGAGTGGTGCCTCAATTTTGGTGGGGGGTAGGGCTGATGGGGGTGGGATTCGGACTGTCCTGGACGATTCCCAAACTGGATTGGCGCTGGTTTTGGGGCGTGACGATCGCCACTCGTTTGATTTTGCTGGGGATGGCTCCCGGTGACGACGTCTGGCGCTATCTATGGGAAGGATTTATTCAAACGCAGGGATTTAATCCCTATCAATATGCCCCCAACGCGATCGAGCTGGAAGCACTGAGATTTGATTGGTGGCCCTGGATCAATCATCCCCACGTCTCAGCCTTGTATCCGCCTGTCGTGCAATGGGGATTTCACGCCCTAGCTGCCATTCAGCCATCTGTATTGCTGTTCAAACTGGGATTTGTGGCCGCCGATCTGATCGTGTGTGGCTTGCTCTATCGCTGGTTTAGCGGTCTCAATGCAGTTCTCTATGCCTGGAATCCGCTGGTTATTTACTCGTTTGCGGGGGGAGCCCATTACGATAGCTGGTTTATCCTGCCCCTCGTGCTGGCTTGGGGAATTGCCGATCGCGGCAGTGGCCTCAACCGCTGGCTGGGCAGTGCTTTGTGTGTCGGCATCGCGATCGCGGTTAAATGGGTTTCCCTACCGCTGTTGGGCTTTTTGGCTTGGCGAGCTGGACGCGATCGCCATTTACCCTTTGGAATTCTAGTTGGGGCAATCGGTCTATTGCCGCTGGCGATCGCCTCTCTCTCCTACTGTCTCGACGGCACCTGTCCGATTAGCCCTGCAGATTCTGATTTTTTGACCTACGGACGCAGTGCCGAGGCGGTACCCTATCTGGTGTGGGCGATCTGGCCGTTCCAGTGGAAAACCAATTGGCTGCTGGTCGCCCCCCTGGCTGCCATCATCGCGATCTCGATTGTGCGATCGCGCCACCTGCTCGGCTTTGCCGAGCGCTATTTCATCGCGCTGCTCTTTCTGTCCCCCATCATTCACGCTTGGTACTTTACCTGGCTGCTACCCTTTGCTGCCGCCACCCGCAACTGGGGAGCCCGCTTGGTGAGCATCTCGGCCTTCATCTACTTCGTGCTGCCCCACCGGCAAGCCCTAGGCGACACCGATTGGTGGATGACCGAAACAGAGCGTTTGCTGTTGTGGCTGCCGTTTGCGGCGGGGTGTTTGTGGAGTGGCTGGGTTGGCCGAAGGCGATCGCCAATCTGA
- a CDS encoding thiol-disulfide oxidoreductase DCC family protein → MTSPTPIAPPSCSETASPNWQIELLYDGECPLCLREVHFLRQKDAGRGIVSFVDIADLAYDPEQHGGIDFETAMGRIHALLPDGSVIRDVEVFRRVYAALGMGWVYAATKWPLVGPLVDRIYDIWAHKRLAIAGRPDLETVVADRQRRLEDCGNGDRCKVPST, encoded by the coding sequence ATGACTTCCCCAACTCCAATCGCTCCACCTTCCTGCTCGGAAACTGCTTCACCCAACTGGCAAATAGAGTTGCTTTACGACGGCGAGTGTCCGCTATGCCTGCGGGAGGTGCATTTCTTGCGCCAGAAAGATGCAGGGCGGGGCATCGTGTCGTTTGTGGATATTGCCGATTTGGCTTACGACCCCGAGCAGCATGGCGGTATTGATTTCGAGACAGCCATGGGCCGCATTCACGCGCTGCTGCCCGATGGCTCGGTGATTCGGGATGTGGAAGTGTTTCGACGGGTGTATGCAGCGTTGGGGATGGGATGGGTGTATGCCGCGACGAAGTGGCCGCTTGTCGGGCCTTTGGTGGATAGGATATACGACATTTGGGCGCACAAGCGATTGGCGATCGCGGGGCGACCGGATTTGGAGACAGTTGTGGCCGATCGCCAGCGGCGTCTGGAGGACTGTGGAAACGGCGATCGCTGCAAAGTTCCTTCAACCTAA
- a CDS encoding cation:proton antiporter — protein sequence MPPFSNVFYEIAAVLSVATGAGALALWLRQPLPIAFIAVGFALGPAGMGWIGDSEQVEFFAELGVTLLLFVVGLKLDPHEIRAVGPVAIAVGIGQIVLTGSLSFWIGLGFGFSAVKAFYVAIALTFSSTIITVKLLSDKREIDALHGRIALGVLIVQDIAVVLVMIGLTALSGEDGSASFGLALLVVALKGLGFLGVLAAIARYLLPSLLHSVARSPELLALCGISAAIALAAEADALGFSKEVGAFLAGVAIASTPYRVPMSSRLVNLRDFLLLFFFLNLGLHIHLESLGAELLPALVFSGFVLLGKPLMVLVLMGLMKYRKYTSALTGLSLSQISEFSLILAALGVSLGHIDNETLGLLTLVALITMTLSTYLILYSHELYPRISHWLDLFERQIAHHEQHDRNSSDAAVADVDAIVFGLGRYGGSVVENLRSEGFTVLGVDFDPEVVTFWRSQGLWTLYGDADDPELAALMPLKEAKWVVSTVPNCNVGLALLHTLQHQRYRGQVVLTSHTRRDEEILLGAGADRVLLPFRDAAKEAARRIVADRSLEVRDSPVN from the coding sequence ATGCCCCCCTTCAGCAACGTCTTCTACGAAATCGCTGCCGTTCTGAGCGTCGCGACTGGTGCAGGCGCATTGGCCCTGTGGCTGCGCCAGCCCCTCCCGATCGCCTTCATCGCGGTCGGCTTTGCGCTCGGTCCCGCCGGTATGGGGTGGATTGGCGATAGCGAGCAGGTGGAGTTTTTCGCCGAACTGGGGGTTACTCTCCTGCTCTTCGTAGTCGGCCTCAAGCTCGATCCCCACGAAATTCGTGCCGTCGGCCCCGTGGCGATCGCGGTTGGCATCGGGCAGATTGTCCTCACCGGCAGTCTCAGTTTCTGGATTGGTTTGGGGTTTGGGTTCTCGGCAGTCAAAGCCTTTTACGTGGCGATCGCCCTCACCTTTTCCAGCACCATCATCACCGTCAAATTGCTCTCCGACAAACGCGAGATCGATGCATTGCACGGGCGGATTGCCTTGGGCGTCCTGATTGTGCAGGATATTGCCGTTGTGCTGGTGATGATTGGTCTGACCGCCCTCAGTGGTGAAGACGGTTCCGCAAGCTTTGGCCTCGCCCTGTTGGTCGTGGCTTTAAAGGGTCTCGGTTTTTTGGGTGTCCTCGCCGCGATCGCCCGCTATCTCTTGCCTTCCCTGCTCCACAGCGTCGCGAGATCGCCCGAACTCTTGGCCCTCTGCGGCATTTCGGCGGCAATCGCCTTAGCTGCAGAAGCAGATGCTTTGGGGTTCAGCAAAGAAGTGGGAGCATTTTTAGCCGGGGTGGCGATCGCCTCTACCCCCTATCGAGTTCCCATGTCCTCTCGCCTGGTCAACCTGCGCGACTTTCTATTACTCTTCTTTTTCCTCAACCTCGGCCTCCACATTCACTTGGAATCCCTCGGCGCAGAGCTATTGCCAGCCTTAGTGTTTTCGGGTTTCGTGCTGTTGGGCAAACCCTTGATGGTGTTAGTGCTGATGGGGTTGATGAAGTATCGCAAATATACCAGTGCCCTGACCGGTTTATCCCTCAGCCAAATCAGCGAATTTTCCCTTATCCTGGCAGCATTGGGGGTGAGTTTGGGTCACATCGACAACGAGACGTTGGGGTTGCTCACGCTGGTGGCACTGATTACCATGACCCTCTCGACTTACCTGATTCTCTACTCCCACGAGCTGTATCCGCGCATTTCCCACTGGCTGGACCTGTTCGAACGACAAATTGCCCATCACGAGCAGCACGATCGCAATAGCTCCGATGCTGCGGTGGCGGATGTGGATGCGATTGTGTTTGGACTGGGGCGATATGGGGGCAGTGTCGTGGAGAATTTGCGCTCCGAGGGCTTCACCGTCTTGGGGGTAGATTTCGATCCAGAGGTGGTGACGTTCTGGCGCAGCCAGGGGTTGTGGACATTGTATGGGGATGCAGACGATCCCGAGTTGGCGGCGCTGATGCCGCTGAAAGAGGCGAAATGGGTGGTGAGCACCGTCCCCAATTGCAATGTGGGGCTGGCGTTGTTGCACACCCTCCAACACCAGCGCTATCGGGGGCAGGTGGTGCTGACCAGCCACACGCGACGGGACGAAGAAATTTTGTTGGGGGCGGGGGCCGATCGGGTTTTATTGCCCTTTCGAGATGCAGCAAAAGAGGCTGCCCGCAGGATAGTCGCCGATCGCTCGCTTGAGGTGCGAGATAGTCCTGTCAATTAG
- a CDS encoding DUF1995 family protein: protein MPDPADYPQLPDDFAGALAQAVAGSKAALAAGYKRLQVDILAPDLKPDSLAYPFHTLFEQPFAFVFADAGAAALARHQWQQPDWIACDVNSAMQLDRDVALIFSMPSLVEIEAVEQLCNDRNSAISTNKAKDVPTIAINPQLQDTGTAGVGLSGRRLRTRFLNTLEPCYYLQSFGQGALLRVYPHPWTVWQLTDGESYELLEVVSSKPSGEQLAQIFAADKAESLWGGIRRFMRALQN, encoded by the coding sequence ATGCCCGATCCCGCTGACTATCCTCAATTGCCCGACGATTTTGCTGGTGCTCTCGCACAAGCCGTGGCAGGCTCAAAAGCAGCTCTAGCGGCTGGCTACAAGCGCCTGCAAGTGGACATTCTCGCCCCCGACCTCAAACCGGACTCATTAGCCTATCCCTTCCACACCCTGTTCGAACAACCCTTTGCCTTTGTGTTTGCCGATGCAGGGGCTGCGGCTTTAGCCCGACACCAATGGCAACAGCCCGACTGGATTGCATGCGATGTTAACAGTGCGATGCAGCTCGATCGCGATGTGGCCCTGATTTTTTCAATGCCATCTTTGGTGGAGATCGAGGCGGTGGAGCAGTTGTGCAACGATCGCAATAGCGCCATCAGCACGAACAAAGCCAAAGATGTCCCGACAATCGCCATCAATCCGCAGTTGCAGGATACCGGCACAGCTGGGGTGGGACTATCGGGACGGCGGTTGCGCACTCGCTTTCTCAACACCCTCGAACCTTGCTACTACCTGCAATCTTTCGGACAGGGGGCTCTGTTACGGGTTTATCCCCATCCTTGGACGGTGTGGCAACTGACGGATGGCGAGAGTTACGAGTTGCTGGAGGTAGTCAGTTCCAAGCCTTCTGGCGAGCAGTTGGCGCAGATATTTGCGGCCGATAAGGCAGAGAGTTTGTGGGGCGGAATCAGACGATTTATGCGAGCATTGCAGAATTGA
- a CDS encoding Uma2 family endonuclease: MARSTTRRIQTDTWVKATWEEFIVTMDEPRYEEGRGYFDNGYMRIEMAPLGAGHGRQNSVAIDVVGLFATFRNIRIAKFINCSFYKTGVRGCQPDVAIYVGADFKLPPQNNSPIDVDLFGPPTLAIELGASSFQDDLGAKRLLYERLGVSEYWVVNVADKQVVAFAIAAGRSGQIQVSGVLPGLTMTLVEEALERSQIEDDSTLIRWLVDTLN; the protein is encoded by the coding sequence ATGGCGCGTTCTACGACCCGCAGAATACAGACGGACACCTGGGTTAAGGCTACCTGGGAAGAGTTTATCGTCACGATGGATGAGCCTCGGTACGAAGAAGGTAGAGGATATTTTGACAATGGCTATATGAGAATTGAGATGGCTCCTTTGGGTGCTGGGCACGGGCGACAAAACTCAGTAGCGATAGATGTCGTTGGCTTATTTGCCACCTTTCGCAATATTCGCATCGCTAAATTCATCAATTGCAGCTTCTATAAAACAGGGGTGCGCGGTTGCCAGCCCGATGTTGCCATCTACGTTGGGGCTGACTTCAAACTGCCCCCTCAAAATAATTCGCCCATTGATGTAGACCTGTTTGGGCCACCCACTCTAGCGATTGAGCTTGGAGCGAGTTCCTTTCAGGATGATTTAGGTGCAAAGCGACTGCTCTACGAACGTTTGGGCGTTTCGGAATATTGGGTCGTGAATGTGGCGGACAAGCAGGTGGTTGCGTTCGCGATCGCCGCAGGCCGCAGTGGACAGATTCAAGTGTCTGGAGTTCTGCCAGGATTAACCATGACGTTAGTGGAAGAGGCTTTGGAGCGATCGCAGATCGAAGACGACAGCACCCTCATCCGCTGGCTCGTGGATACCCTAAACTGA
- the secF gene encoding protein translocase subunit SecF: protein MIDVVGRSKTWFSLSALVILAGFAAMAVSWTQLGTPLRLGLDFTGGTLLQLEFEQPVSTQAIREVLARDDLGSSIIQLDRDTSRTAVIRTPPLEEAVRLAVEAQMSAEVGPFRRDRVETIGPTIGKTLLRTGLLAIVVAFAAIVVYVSFRFQFDYAVFAIAALMHDVLIVAGIFAMLGLTLGVEVDQLFVVSILTIIGFSVNDTVVIYDRIRENSRRLLSRKTRFPDVVNISVNQTFARSINTSLTSMLALLAIFLFGGPTLRYFSLALLIGFAWGTYSSIFVASTLLAWWRERNPGSGTPKVREELPESGIV from the coding sequence ATGATTGATGTTGTCGGACGCAGTAAAACTTGGTTTAGCCTATCGGCACTTGTCATTCTGGCAGGGTTTGCGGCAATGGCGGTAAGTTGGACTCAGCTGGGAACGCCGCTGCGGTTGGGATTGGACTTTACGGGCGGTACGCTGCTGCAATTGGAATTCGAGCAGCCAGTCTCCACGCAGGCGATTCGGGAGGTGCTCGCCCGAGACGATCTGGGCAGCAGCATTATTCAGTTGGATCGCGACACGTCCCGCACGGCGGTGATTCGGACGCCACCCCTAGAGGAAGCGGTGCGTTTGGCGGTGGAAGCACAGATGTCGGCAGAGGTGGGACCCTTCCGCCGCGATCGGGTGGAAACGATTGGCCCGACGATCGGCAAGACGCTGCTGCGCACGGGGCTATTGGCCATTGTGGTGGCATTTGCGGCGATTGTGGTTTACGTCAGCTTTCGCTTCCAGTTTGATTATGCGGTGTTTGCGATCGCCGCTCTGATGCACGATGTCCTCATCGTTGCCGGCATCTTTGCCATGCTCGGCTTAACCTTGGGGGTAGAAGTAGACCAGCTATTTGTGGTGTCGATTCTCACTATTATTGGCTTTTCCGTCAACGACACCGTCGTGATTTACGATCGCATTCGCGAAAACAGCCGCCGCCTGCTCAGTCGCAAAACCCGCTTCCCCGACGTGGTGAATATCTCCGTCAATCAAACCTTTGCCCGTTCCATCAACACCTCCCTCACCTCCATGCTGGCGCTGCTCGCCATCTTCCTGTTCGGCGGCCCCACCCTGCGATATTTCTCCCTAGCCCTGCTAATCGGCTTTGCTTGGGGAACTTACTCCAGTATTTTCGTTGCCAGCACGCTGTTAGCTTGGTGGCGCGAGCGCAATCCCGGCAGTGGTACGCCGAAGGTCCGCGAGGAACTGCCGGAGTCCGGGATAGTTTAG
- the secD gene encoding protein translocase subunit SecD, which yields MGKLTGRIIGILLVVAAAAYVVFERPIQLGLDLKGGTQLTLQATPTEQVSEITPDVMVGLESVLEQRINGLGVAEAVLQISGEDRLFVQLPGVEDPDRAIDILGDTAQLEFRRQLVGTTIPFDPQTGEPLERLENPDEVFERTELTGAQLTNAIATPTSNRANPSWQVELEFDTEGATLFAELTQELAGTGRSLGIFLDETLISAPSVGPEFAQTGIIGGRAVISSSRFDVDRATDLATKLRAGALPVPVNVIENRTVGATLGAASVRRSLIAGLGGLALTFGYMLVYYQLPGLMASLALLIYALITFATFQLLGVTLTLPGIAGFILSIGIAVDANVLIFERTREELRNGKSVYKSVEEGFSRALASILDSNVTTLIACLVLFWLGVGLVKGFALTLAIGILVSFFTALTCTRTLLLVLLSQSSLRKPEIFGIEPEIAK from the coding sequence ATGGGGAAATTAACGGGCCGAATTATCGGAATTTTGCTGGTAGTAGCCGCTGCAGCTTATGTGGTGTTCGAGCGGCCGATTCAACTGGGATTGGACTTGAAGGGGGGCACGCAACTGACCTTGCAGGCAACTCCTACCGAGCAGGTGAGCGAGATTACACCGGATGTGATGGTGGGTCTCGAAAGCGTTCTGGAGCAACGCATTAATGGCTTGGGGGTGGCTGAAGCGGTGTTACAAATTAGCGGTGAAGATCGCTTGTTCGTGCAATTGCCCGGTGTGGAAGATCCCGATCGCGCCATCGACATTTTGGGCGACACCGCTCAACTGGAATTCCGCCGCCAGCTCGTCGGCACTACGATTCCCTTCGACCCCCAGACAGGCGAGCCCCTAGAACGGCTGGAAAATCCCGACGAGGTGTTCGAGCGCACAGAGCTCACGGGAGCTCAGTTAACCAATGCGATCGCCACCCCCACCAGCAACCGAGCCAATCCCTCTTGGCAAGTGGAGCTAGAATTCGATACGGAAGGGGCGACATTATTTGCCGAGCTCACTCAAGAGTTGGCGGGAACGGGACGATCCCTCGGCATCTTTCTCGACGAAACCTTAATTAGTGCCCCTTCCGTCGGTCCCGAATTTGCCCAGACGGGCATTATTGGCGGGCGGGCGGTGATTTCCAGCAGTCGTTTCGATGTCGATCGTGCCACCGACTTGGCTACCAAACTGCGGGCGGGTGCTCTGCCCGTACCCGTCAACGTGATTGAAAACCGCACGGTGGGGGCCACTTTGGGAGCTGCCAGCGTACGGCGCAGCCTCATTGCCGGTTTGGGTGGTTTGGCCCTCACCTTTGGCTATATGTTGGTCTACTATCAACTGCCGGGATTGATGGCCAGCTTGGCGCTGTTGATTTATGCCCTGATTACCTTTGCCACCTTTCAGCTTTTGGGGGTGACTCTGACGCTGCCGGGAATTGCAGGATTTATCCTCAGTATCGGCATCGCCGTAGATGCCAACGTGCTGATCTTCGAGCGCACCCGCGAAGAATTGCGCAATGGCAAGTCAGTCTACAAGTCGGTGGAAGAAGGATTTAGCCGAGCCTTAGCCAGCATTCTCGATAGTAATGTGACCACCTTGATTGCTTGCCTCGTGCTCTTTTGGCTGGGGGTGGGGCTCGTGAAAGGCTTTGCCCTAACGCTGGCGATCGGGATTCTGGTCAGCTTCTTTACGGCTCTCACCTGCACCCGCACGCTGTTGCTAGTCCTCCTGTCCCAGAGCAGCTTGCGCAAACCAGAAATATTTGGTATTGAGCCGGAGATCGCGAAATGA
- the sfsA gene encoding DNA/RNA nuclease SfsA — translation MTSHTYLFPPTLKGILRKRYKRFLADIELESGDIVTAHCPNTGPMTGVCDIGAPVLLSQSDNPKRKLKYTWEAIAIGNTWVGVNTAAPNRIVQQGLEESWFSQLNGFAKLRREAPYGSQKSKIDFLLTYPDDSLAYVEVKNTTWCRGKRALFPDTVTTRGQKHLQELMEMVERGHRAAMLYFIHRGDCDEFAPGDDKDPEYGQLLRQAVKAGVEILPYRFAVSPEGVQCVGQAQWIL, via the coding sequence TTGACCTCCCATACCTACCTGTTTCCCCCCACCCTGAAGGGAATTTTGCGCAAGCGCTACAAACGCTTTTTGGCCGATATCGAACTGGAGTCAGGGGATATTGTCACTGCCCACTGCCCCAACACTGGCCCCATGACCGGAGTGTGCGATATTGGCGCACCCGTTCTGCTGTCCCAGAGCGACAACCCCAAGCGCAAACTCAAATACACCTGGGAGGCTATTGCGATCGGCAACACTTGGGTGGGGGTGAATACCGCTGCTCCCAATCGGATTGTGCAGCAAGGCTTAGAAGAAAGCTGGTTTTCCCAGTTGAATGGGTTTGCAAAGCTGCGTCGAGAGGCCCCCTACGGCAGCCAAAAGAGCAAAATTGATTTTCTCCTTACCTATCCCGATGACTCCCTCGCCTATGTGGAAGTGAAAAACACCACTTGGTGTCGAGGCAAGCGGGCGCTCTTTCCCGATACCGTGACGACGCGCGGTCAAAAACACCTACAAGAGCTGATGGAAATGGTGGAGCGAGGGCATCGGGCCGCGATGCTGTATTTCATTCATCGGGGCGATTGCGACGAGTTTGCACCGGGGGATGATAAAGATCCCGAGTACGGACAACTGCTGCGTCAGGCGGTTAAAGCAGGAGTCGAGATCCTGCCCTATCGCTTCGCAGTTTCTCCCGAGGGGGTGCAGTGTGTGGGGCAAGCGCAATGGATTTTGTAA
- a CDS encoding NAD+ synthase yields the protein MKIALLQLNPIVGDLAGNAELIRMGVARATQMGAELAVTSELALLGYPPRDLLLQEGFVRRAAVALEELARSLVDRCPAIVGTVERNPKPEGRPLYNSAAWLEGGQVKQVFHKRLLPTYDVFDEDRYFEPTQQLNAIEYRGLKIGLTICEDIWNDRDFWQHRRYAIDPVAEMAQAETDVLINLSASPFSAGKQDVRVKMMGSMARKHRLPLLYVNQVGGNDDLVFDGASCAFDRDGTLFASGAAFKPDVVLADLAQMSEPIAVWPSERAEELYGALVLGTRDYVRKCGFERVLLGLSGGIDSAVTAAIAVAALGADNVLGVLMPSPYSSRGSIEDAEALEKNLGIETQTIPIEPMMAAFERSLAGVFAGMEPGVAEENLQSRIRGNLLMALSNKFGRLLLTTGNKSELAVGYCTIYGDMSGGLAVISDVPKTQVYELARWMNRQGEVIPVATIEKPPSAELKPDQQDSDSLPPYEVLDEILRLHVELHWGAEEIVGQGFEAQVVERVLGLVKRAEFKRSQAAPGLRVTDRAFGTGWRMAIARR from the coding sequence ATGAAAATCGCGTTGCTTCAACTCAATCCCATCGTGGGGGATTTGGCGGGAAATGCCGAACTGATTCGCATGGGGGTAGCGCGGGCTACACAGATGGGGGCGGAGTTGGCGGTCACTTCAGAGTTGGCCTTGCTGGGCTATCCGCCGCGAGATTTGTTGTTGCAGGAGGGGTTTGTGCGGCGGGCTGCTGTGGCTTTAGAGGAGTTAGCGCGATCGCTTGTCGACCGTTGTCCGGCGATTGTGGGGACGGTGGAGCGCAATCCCAAGCCTGAGGGGCGTCCGCTGTATAACAGTGCGGCTTGGTTGGAGGGGGGGCAGGTGAAGCAGGTGTTTCACAAGCGTCTGCTACCCACTTATGACGTGTTTGACGAAGATCGGTATTTCGAGCCGACCCAGCAGCTCAATGCGATCGAATACCGGGGACTGAAAATCGGGCTGACTATTTGCGAGGACATTTGGAACGATCGCGATTTTTGGCAGCACCGCCGTTATGCGATCGATCCGGTGGCGGAGATGGCGCAGGCGGAGACTGATGTGTTGATTAATCTGTCAGCGTCTCCGTTTAGTGCGGGCAAGCAGGATGTGCGGGTGAAGATGATGGGGTCGATGGCGCGCAAGCACCGTCTGCCGCTGTTGTATGTGAATCAGGTGGGGGGGAATGACGATTTGGTGTTTGACGGGGCGAGTTGTGCGTTCGATCGCGATGGCACGCTCTTTGCCAGCGGGGCGGCATTTAAACCGGATGTGGTGCTGGCAGATTTAGCACAGATGTCGGAACCGATCGCGGTTTGGCCCTCGGAGCGGGCGGAGGAGCTGTATGGGGCGTTGGTGTTGGGAACGCGGGATTATGTGCGCAAGTGTGGGTTCGAGCGGGTTCTGCTGGGGCTATCGGGGGGGATTGATTCGGCGGTGACGGCGGCGATCGCTGTTGCCGCTCTCGGTGCGGACAATGTTTTGGGGGTGTTGATGCCCTCCCCCTATAGCAGTCGCGGCAGTATTGAGGATGCCGAGGCGCTGGAAAAGAATTTGGGGATTGAGACGCAGACGATTCCGATTGAGCCGATGATGGCGGCTTTCGAGCGATCGCTGGCGGGGGTGTTTGCGGGCATGGAGCCGGGGGTGGCTGAGGAGAACCTGCAGTCGCGCATTCGGGGCAATTTGTTGATGGCGCTGTCGAATAAGTTTGGCCGCCTGTTGCTGACGACGGGGAATAAGTCGGAGTTGGCGGTGGGGTATTGCACGATTTATGGGGATATGTCGGGGGGATTGGCGGTGATTTCGGATGTGCCGAAGACGCAGGTGTACGAGTTGGCTCGCTGGATGAATCGGCAGGGGGAGGTGATTCCGGTGGCGACGATTGAGAAGCCGCCGTCGGCGGAGCTGAAGCCCGATCAGCAGGATTCTGATAGTTTGCCGCCCTATGAGGTGTTGGATGAGATTTTAAGGCTGCATGTGGAGTTGCATTGGGGGGCGGAGGAGATTGTCGGGCAGGGGTTTGAGGCGCAGGTGGTGGAGCGGGTGTTGGGCTTGGTGAAGCGGGCGGAGTTTAAGCGGTCTCAGGCTGCGCCGGGGTTGCGGGTGACGGATCGGGCGTTTGGGACGGGCTGGCGAATGGCGATCGCTCGTCGTTAG
- a CDS encoding J domain-containing protein has protein sequence MANRSKSGKKTGTKRKKRPNINQVRAQIRELTKEHDYSEEVLLGFAEFVNGGVFPVVEPSMGELKEAVIAAFDCTSYQQLKKDGNFQLFVQDRNLKMNTKKAWLEVYRRFVGLPESERDAIGSTSINGVDVLRNFLPWKVFQLDPKTAIADDVKAAFNRLAKQYHPDVGGNSEVFQKLKVMRDSLLAAY, from the coding sequence ATGGCAAATAGATCTAAGTCTGGTAAGAAGACTGGAACGAAGCGCAAAAAAAGACCTAATATCAATCAAGTTCGAGCACAGATTCGCGAACTGACAAAAGAGCACGATTATAGTGAAGAAGTCTTGCTAGGCTTCGCTGAGTTTGTGAATGGCGGAGTATTTCCGGTTGTCGAGCCAAGTATGGGAGAGCTGAAGGAGGCGGTGATTGCTGCATTCGATTGCACTTCTTATCAACAGCTCAAGAAAGATGGCAACTTCCAGTTATTCGTACAAGATCGAAACCTTAAAATGAATACGAAGAAAGCTTGGCTTGAGGTTTATCGAAGATTTGTGGGATTGCCGGAAAGTGAGCGCGATGCAATTGGCAGTACATCAATCAATGGTGTTGATGTACTGCGAAACTTTTTGCCTTGGAAAGTTTTTCAGCTAGACCCCAAAACAGCTATTGCCGATGATGTTAAGGCTGCCTTCAATAGGCTAGCCAAACAATATCATCCTGATGTTGGTGGGAATTCAGAGGTATTTCAAAAGTTGAAGGTGATGCGAGACAGCCTGTTAGCTGCCTATTAG